The Shewanella mangrovisoli genome has a window encoding:
- a CDS encoding tetrathionate reductase family octaheme c-type cytochrome: MKKLIVIALAGMALQAQAANPHKDVLKGPFATGSEVTTQCLTCHEDQATDMMKTSHWTWELEQKLPDRTVLRGKKNSINNFCVSISSNEPRCTSCHAGYGWKDSNFDFKDKTKVDCLVCHDTTGTYVKDPAGAGEPMAKLDLAKIAQNVGEPVRDNCGSCHFYGGGGDAVKHGDLDSSMAYPDKATDVHMDSDGNNFQCQNCHTTEKHQISGNAMGVSPGGIDHIGCENCHESAPHSNKKLNTHTATVACQTCHIPFFAKNEPTKMHWDWSTAGDDKPETVDQYGKHTYQKKKGDFVWEKMVKPQYAWYNGTANAYMAGDKMDPNVVTKLTYPMGDINDAKAKIYPFKVHTGKQIYDKKLNIFITPKTYGKGGYWSEFDWNLAAKLGMEANPTMLEKGIKYSGEYDFAATEMWWRINHMVSPKEQALNCNDCHNKGTRLDWQALGYQGDPMKNKQGPKHKQP, encoded by the coding sequence ATGAAAAAACTCATTGTTATTGCCTTAGCGGGTATGGCGTTGCAAGCGCAGGCTGCCAATCCCCATAAAGACGTCCTCAAAGGCCCCTTCGCCACAGGTTCTGAGGTGACGACTCAGTGCCTAACCTGCCACGAAGACCAAGCCACAGACATGATGAAAACCTCCCACTGGACATGGGAGTTAGAACAAAAGCTACCCGATAGAACCGTATTACGCGGTAAGAAAAACAGTATCAATAACTTCTGTGTGTCGATTTCCAGCAACGAGCCTCGCTGCACTAGCTGCCACGCTGGTTATGGTTGGAAGGACAGCAACTTTGATTTTAAAGATAAAACCAAAGTGGACTGCTTAGTCTGCCACGACACCACAGGCACCTATGTAAAAGACCCTGCCGGTGCAGGCGAGCCCATGGCAAAACTCGATCTGGCCAAGATCGCCCAAAACGTGGGTGAACCCGTGCGGGATAACTGCGGTAGCTGCCATTTCTATGGTGGCGGTGGTGATGCAGTCAAACACGGGGATCTCGACTCCTCCATGGCCTACCCTGATAAAGCCACCGATGTGCACATGGACAGCGACGGCAATAACTTCCAATGTCAAAACTGTCATACCACTGAAAAACATCAAATATCGGGTAATGCAATGGGGGTCTCCCCTGGCGGTATCGACCATATAGGTTGTGAGAACTGCCACGAGAGCGCGCCGCATAGCAACAAAAAGCTCAATACCCATACCGCAACCGTGGCCTGCCAAACCTGCCATATTCCCTTCTTCGCTAAGAATGAACCCACCAAGATGCACTGGGATTGGTCAACTGCGGGTGATGATAAACCTGAAACCGTTGATCAATATGGCAAACACACCTATCAGAAGAAAAAGGGTGACTTTGTGTGGGAGAAAATGGTCAAGCCCCAGTACGCTTGGTACAACGGCACCGCAAACGCTTATATGGCGGGGGACAAGATGGACCCGAATGTCGTCACTAAGCTAACCTACCCTATGGGCGACATTAACGATGCTAAAGCCAAGATTTATCCCTTTAAGGTGCACACAGGTAAGCAGATTTACGACAAAAAACTCAACATCTTTATCACCCCAAAAACCTATGGCAAAGGCGGATATTGGAGCGAGTTTGATTGGAATTTAGCGGCGAAACTGGGTATGGAAGCCAATCCAACCATGTTAGAAAAAGGCATCAAATACAGTGGTGAATATGACTTTGCTGCCACTGAAATGTGGTGGCGTATCAACCACATGGTGTCCCCAAAGGAACAAGCGCTTAACTGTAATGACTGCCACAACAAAGGCACTCGTCTCGATTGGCAAGCCTTGGGCTATCAAGGCGACCCTATGAAAAACAAGCAAGGCCCTAAGCATAAACAACCATAA
- a CDS encoding putative sulfate/molybdate transporter — protein sequence MTAGKTPTQHPTQPLNRLLGETSGAFADLGTFLPLVLGLIALNQFSPQGIFLGFGLFAILSALFYRRPIPVQPMKVIAALVIAQGLTPGMLQASAMLMGIILLILAFSGAITWLAKQLSQAVSVGIQLAIGLQLMWMGTKMMSDFWLLGLGAFALLFVSKFLPLRYLAMPQVIAVGMLWQANSQTEITSSLNIPALSASLHLAWPSLNEWSSAAILLVLPQLALTLTNAVIATSAMAQEKFPEDAAKLTPKNLAISSGLANLLLAPFGAAAMCHGAGGLAVQYHFGARTHLAPLIFGGTCVVIALFWDSQIAWLLGLIPVAILGSLLSIGGLQLAWSKRLIDGKPFCIFVILATAVTCLAVNAAAGLAVGILLEQGRRTWAMLAMR from the coding sequence ATGACCGCGGGCAAAACCCCAACACAGCACCCGACTCAACCGCTTAACCGTTTGCTCGGTGAAACCAGCGGCGCCTTTGCCGACCTAGGCACTTTTTTACCCTTAGTCTTGGGCTTAATTGCCCTAAACCAATTTTCGCCCCAAGGGATATTTTTAGGCTTTGGCTTATTCGCGATCTTAAGCGCCTTATTTTATCGCCGTCCTATTCCCGTCCAACCCATGAAGGTCATCGCCGCCCTCGTCATCGCCCAAGGCTTAACGCCCGGGATGCTGCAAGCCAGTGCCATGCTGATGGGTATCATACTGTTAATCTTGGCGTTTAGTGGCGCCATCACTTGGCTTGCCAAACAATTATCCCAAGCCGTGAGTGTCGGTATCCAGCTTGCCATTGGCCTACAGTTGATGTGGATGGGCACTAAGATGATGAGCGACTTTTGGCTGCTCGGACTCGGCGCGTTTGCTTTACTATTTGTGAGTAAATTCTTACCGTTACGTTACCTTGCTATGCCACAGGTTATTGCAGTGGGCATGTTGTGGCAAGCCAACAGCCAAACCGAAATAACTAGCAGCCTGAATATTCCCGCCTTGAGCGCCTCACTGCATTTGGCTTGGCCTAGCCTCAATGAGTGGAGCTCGGCGGCGATTTTACTTGTATTGCCACAGCTCGCCCTCACCTTAACCAATGCAGTGATAGCCACGTCAGCAATGGCGCAGGAAAAATTCCCCGAAGACGCCGCCAAACTCACGCCCAAAAACTTGGCCATTAGCTCTGGTCTCGCCAATTTGTTACTCGCGCCTTTTGGTGCGGCGGCCATGTGCCACGGCGCGGGAGGTCTTGCGGTGCAATACCACTTTGGCGCGCGCACTCACCTTGCGCCTTTAATCTTCGGTGGTACTTGTGTGGTTATTGCCCTGTTTTGGGATAGCCAAATTGCATGGTTGCTCGGGCTTATTCCTGTGGCAATTCTCGGCAGTTTGCTTTCCATCGGCGGCTTGCAACTGGCGTGGTCAAAACGCCTTATCGATGGTAAACCCTTCTGTATCTTTGTGATCCTCGCAACTGCAGTCACTTGCTTGGCTGTCAACGCCGCCGCAGGGCTGGCTGTTGGGATTCTTCTCGAGCAGGGTCGCCGCACTTGGGCCATGCTCGCCATGCGTTAA
- a CDS encoding polysaccharide deacetylase family protein, whose protein sequence is MSPRRQFLKTSLQAGGALIAGVGLSQSAFSMGLPGLVALDEQTQTSVGGSMNNRFWSNGEQLVISISMQFEAGAQDKNAEGPFPPMEQGYPDTITPSWYDYGMNEGIPRLLRLWRKHDIHVTSHMVGRAAELHPLLAKQVADEGHEISGHGQTWTPQYSMSSVQERDSYIQSINTLEKISGQRPIGFNAFWMRHSTQTLNILQDLGFIYHIDDLSRDEPSIIPVQDKPFAVVPYTLRNNDIGRFGGNTAMTAAAFLQELKDEFDMLYQEGASQRRMMSISVHDRIGGTPGLANALDKFIQYAKAHSKVGFMRKDAIAKWALAQKDTPTNPARTF, encoded by the coding sequence ATGAGCCCACGTCGACAATTTTTAAAGACCAGTTTACAGGCGGGCGGTGCCTTGATTGCGGGTGTAGGGCTAAGTCAGTCAGCCTTTTCCATGGGATTACCGGGTTTAGTGGCACTCGATGAGCAAACACAAACTTCAGTAGGAGGCAGTATGAATAATCGTTTTTGGTCTAATGGCGAACAACTAGTGATCTCTATATCCATGCAGTTTGAGGCTGGCGCGCAGGATAAAAACGCCGAAGGTCCGTTTCCACCAATGGAGCAGGGTTATCCAGATACTATTACCCCCAGTTGGTACGACTACGGGATGAATGAGGGAATACCGCGTTTGCTACGTTTATGGCGTAAGCACGATATTCATGTGACATCCCACATGGTGGGCCGCGCCGCCGAATTACATCCATTGCTGGCAAAACAAGTGGCGGATGAAGGCCATGAGATTTCAGGCCATGGGCAGACGTGGACGCCGCAATACAGTATGTCGTCAGTGCAGGAGCGTGATTCTTACATCCAGAGTATCAATACTTTAGAAAAGATCTCTGGCCAGCGTCCCATAGGCTTTAATGCGTTTTGGATGCGCCACAGCACTCAAACCTTAAATATCCTGCAGGATCTAGGTTTTATCTATCATATTGATGATTTATCAAGGGATGAACCTTCAATTATCCCTGTGCAGGATAAACCGTTTGCCGTGGTGCCTTATACTTTGCGCAACAATGATATAGGTCGCTTTGGTGGTAACACTGCGATGACGGCTGCCGCCTTCTTACAAGAGCTTAAAGATGAATTCGATATGCTCTATCAAGAAGGCGCATCCCAGCGGCGGATGATGTCGATTAGTGTGCACGACCGTATCGGGGGGACGCCAGGTCTTGCCAATGCCTTAGACAAGTTTATTCAATACGCTAAAGCACACTCGAAAGTGGGTTTTATGCGTAAGGATGCGATAGCGAAATGGGCGCTGGCACAAAAGGATACGCCCACCAATCCGGCAAGAACATTTTAA
- a CDS encoding ester cyclase → MQHRTYCAVAPWIKVGLWSSGLLGLAILGFALASLSLAAFAAQGGSTQASVDVKTALTPKVTAMELISDGSPLSESIAHTALLYASFWDTGDPTFARWALATGFIDRTLPEGRAQGITGPLEASKTFRAAVPDLSVTVEHLLVVGDRAVVRLRFNGHFTGVFGELRGQGQKIDFRAVDMYRVREGFITDNWHLEDYQTLFSQLAAKAVTTGVKS, encoded by the coding sequence ATGCAACATCGTACTTATTGCGCCGTTGCGCCTTGGATAAAAGTCGGTTTATGGAGCTCAGGATTACTCGGTTTAGCTATTTTGGGCTTTGCGCTTGCAAGTCTTAGCTTGGCGGCGTTTGCCGCTCAAGGAGGTTCTACCCAAGCCAGTGTTGATGTCAAAACTGCTCTTACTCCTAAGGTGACGGCAATGGAGCTGATCAGTGATGGTTCACCACTCTCTGAATCTATTGCCCACACCGCTTTGTTATACGCTAGTTTTTGGGATACCGGCGACCCAACATTTGCCCGCTGGGCATTAGCGACTGGTTTCATTGACCGCACCTTGCCAGAAGGTCGTGCACAGGGGATTACTGGTCCGCTCGAAGCCTCTAAAACCTTTAGGGCGGCGGTGCCCGATCTCTCTGTAACCGTTGAGCATCTGCTGGTGGTCGGTGACCGTGCGGTTGTGCGTCTCCGCTTTAATGGCCATTTTACTGGTGTCTTTGGTGAACTGCGTGGACAAGGGCAAAAAATTGATTTTCGCGCCGTAGATATGTACCGAGTTCGTGAGGGTTTTATCACAGATAACTGGCACCTTGAGGATTATCAAACGCTATTTAGCCAGCTTGCCGCTAAAGCTGTGACCACAGGAGTCAAGTCATGA
- a CDS encoding alkene reductase has protein sequence MSLFTAYESAALTLQNRIVMAPMTRARTTQPGNIPNDLMAQYYAQRASAGLIITEATQISDDSQGYSFTPGVYTEAQIDGWKKVTAAVHQAGGKIFNQIWHVGRVSHPIFQQGAVPIAPSAITPVGTKVWIVDEQHPEGQMVDCPEPREMTQADIDRVVADFANAGANAVAAGFDGIEIHGGNGYLIDQFLRTNSNHRTDAYGGTPEKRIRFLLEVVEAVSAKIGADKVGVRLAPYVTFKDMACPEIVDTILLAAKHLSALGVAYLHLSEADWDDAPQVPESFRIELRKVFKGSIIVAGRYDVERGNEVIEKGYADLVAFGRAFIANPDLPYRLANQLPLSPFDKGPLFGGSAAGYTDYPSYQAALRAVVRSSDDEVA, from the coding sequence ATGAGTTTATTTACAGCCTATGAGTCAGCGGCACTGACACTGCAAAATCGTATCGTGATGGCGCCGATGACACGGGCGCGTACCACACAGCCTGGGAATATTCCCAACGACTTAATGGCGCAATATTACGCCCAGCGTGCTTCGGCAGGTCTGATCATCACCGAAGCGACCCAAATTTCGGACGACAGCCAAGGTTACTCTTTTACCCCCGGCGTTTATACCGAGGCACAAATTGATGGCTGGAAGAAGGTCACCGCGGCGGTTCATCAAGCGGGTGGCAAAATCTTTAATCAAATCTGGCATGTGGGCCGGGTGTCCCATCCGATTTTTCAGCAGGGGGCTGTGCCCATTGCACCTTCGGCGATAACCCCTGTAGGTACTAAGGTATGGATTGTCGATGAGCAGCACCCCGAGGGGCAAATGGTGGATTGCCCCGAGCCGAGGGAAATGACCCAAGCGGATATCGACCGCGTAGTGGCCGACTTTGCCAACGCAGGGGCAAATGCCGTTGCCGCAGGTTTCGATGGTATCGAAATCCACGGTGGCAATGGTTATCTCATCGACCAATTTCTGCGAACGAATTCTAACCATAGAACCGATGCTTATGGCGGCACGCCTGAAAAACGTATTCGCTTTTTATTGGAAGTGGTTGAAGCGGTCAGTGCCAAGATTGGCGCCGATAAAGTAGGCGTTCGCCTCGCACCCTATGTGACTTTTAAGGATATGGCTTGCCCTGAGATAGTCGATACTATCCTGTTAGCCGCTAAGCATTTATCGGCGTTGGGCGTAGCGTATTTGCATTTGTCGGAAGCCGATTGGGACGATGCGCCGCAGGTACCTGAATCTTTCAGAATCGAGCTACGCAAAGTGTTTAAAGGCAGCATTATTGTGGCGGGGCGTTACGATGTCGAGCGTGGCAATGAGGTTATCGAAAAAGGTTATGCCGACTTAGTGGCCTTTGGTCGCGCCTTTATCGCTAATCCCGATCTGCCCTATCGATTAGCCAATCAATTACCCCTATCACCCTTCGATAAGGGGCCATTATTTGGTGGCAGTGCGGCTGGATATACGGATTATCCAAGTTATCAAGCGGCGCTGCGAGCAGTGGTCCGCTCTAGTGATGATGAGGTGGCATAA